From a single Sparus aurata chromosome 13, fSpaAur1.1, whole genome shotgun sequence genomic region:
- the LOC115594676 gene encoding methyltransferase-like protein 27 has protein sequence FVGIDGSQAMLEVARENGLYQDLKQCMLGEGQLPVQWGLFDVVVIVGALSVGQVPVDVVRELCKSTKPGGYICMTTRSNHDNLQYKASLERELKQMEEEELWTCVEYSQVEDWERAVSEQEDGYISGAVYIYKKL, from the exons tttGTGGGTATTGATGGAAGCCAGGCTATGCTGGAGGTGGCCAGAGAGAACGGGTTGTACCAGGACCTGaagcagtgcatgctgggagaagGGCAGCTGCCTGTGCAGTGGG GTCTGTTTGACGTGGTTGTGATCGTCGGAGCGCTCAGTGTTGGTCAGGTTCCCGTTGATGTGGTCAGAGAATTGTGCAAATCCACCAAACCAG GTGGCTACATTTGCATGACAACCAGAAGTAACCATGACAACCTGCAGTACAAAGCCTCACTGGAGCGTGAGCTGaagcagatggaggaagaggagctgtggACTTGTGTAGAGTACTCTCAGGTGGAGGACTGGGAGAGAGCGGTGTCGGAGCAGGAG GATGGCTACATATCTGGTGCTGTGTACATCTATAAGAAACTATAG
- the LOC115594678 gene encoding fucolectin-like — translation MATAVVYILLVALGQTHGLSVINIARGGKVAQSSPFGKAVPERAIDGSRASNWHQGSCTHTQKHKNPWWRLDLLRPYKVNTVTITNRKDCCHDRINGAEIRIGNSLENNGNANPRCAVITSISAGESKTFECRGMEGRFVNIVIPGRREFLTLCEVEVTGQPYVINIARGGKVAQSSPHWKGRP, via the exons ATGGCTACAGCTGTGGTTTATATCTTGTTGGTTGCTCTAGGTCAGACTCATGGCCTTTCTG TTATTAATATTGCTAGAGGTGGAAAAGTTGCTCAGTCCTCCCCGTTTGGGAAGGCCGTCCCTGAAAGGGCCATCGATGGAAGTCGTGCTAGTAACTGGCACCAGGGATCCTGTacccacacacaaaaacataaaaatccaTGGTGGAGACTGGACCTCCTGAGGCCCTATAAAGTCAACACCGTCaccatcacaaacagaaaagattgTTGCCATGATAGGATCAATGGTGCTGAGATCCGCATCGGAAATTCCCTCGAGAACAATGGCAACGCAAATCCAAG atgTGCTGTGATCACTTCTATCTCCGCTGGTGAGTCCAAAACCTTTGAGTGTCGTGGAATGGAAGGCCGTTTTGTAAACATTGTGATTCCTGGAAGACGAGAATTCCTGACACTGTGTGAGGTCGAAGTTACTGGGCAGCCTTATG TTATTAATATTGCTAGAGGTGGAAAAGTTGCCCAGTCCTCCCCGCATTGGAAAGGTCGTCCCTGA